The proteins below come from a single Candidatus Flexicrinis affinis genomic window:
- a CDS encoding bifunctional aldolase/short-chain dehydrogenase, translating into MPQHLWNEGEAQALPDLEWLVYRSNLLGRDRAVVNIYGGNTSAKLMLTDHMGREVECLAVKASGSDVLTITGPQFALLRMEEIRPLQQREAMTDEEMIEYLSRTAFEPGRPRQSIETLLHAFVPFKHVDHTHPDAVISLMCAPDPEAAARAVYGDRMAYVPYIRPGFTLSKWIGEKVQQNPNIECVVMGKHGLVTWSDDPRQCYDNTIRIIQEAEDYVTEQERGKRVFGELKVPALGAKEREDVLAAVLPTIRGAVSARKFAVLLTDDSPEATAMIGSEKTPAVSQLGVACPDHLVHTKRQPLFIDWRPEDGVDALKARAKDGVAEYVKRYAEYFETNKVEGDEMGDPAPRVILIPGIGMINTGKDATNADVSRQLYHRAVAVLGGSEALGGFNPLTPKEAYDIEYWPLELYKLKLRPPDGDFAGKVVMITGAASGIGRAAAWRVARDGAHVVIVDINAEQGEQVAADLRKKFGYRRAHFVQADVTNEAAVTNAFRETILQYGGLDVLINNAGIAGGANIEDTSLALWERNIDILATGYFLFAREAVKVFKQQGTGGTMVFVASKNSIAPGKGATAYSSAKAAELHLARSLADELGGAGIRVNSVLPDAVIQGSSIWNTEWKEARAKQYGVGVDQLGEHYRQRNVLKVEILPEDVAEAIAFLAGSRSAKTTGAVLTVDGGVSAAYVR; encoded by the coding sequence ATGCCGCAGCATCTCTGGAATGAGGGCGAAGCACAGGCTTTGCCCGACCTTGAATGGCTCGTCTATCGGAGTAACCTGCTGGGCCGCGACCGTGCCGTGGTCAACATCTACGGCGGCAACACGTCCGCCAAGCTGATGCTCACCGATCACATGGGGCGCGAGGTGGAGTGCCTCGCCGTCAAGGCCTCTGGCTCGGACGTGCTGACCATCACCGGGCCGCAGTTCGCCCTGCTGCGCATGGAGGAAATCCGTCCGCTGCAGCAGCGCGAAGCCATGACCGACGAGGAGATGATCGAGTATCTCTCGCGCACCGCCTTCGAACCGGGTCGCCCGCGCCAGAGCATCGAGACCCTGCTGCACGCATTCGTACCATTCAAGCACGTTGACCACACCCACCCCGACGCGGTCATCAGCCTGATGTGCGCGCCCGATCCGGAAGCCGCGGCCCGCGCCGTCTACGGCGACCGCATGGCGTACGTACCGTACATCCGCCCCGGCTTCACGCTCAGCAAGTGGATCGGCGAGAAGGTGCAGCAAAACCCGAACATCGAATGCGTCGTGATGGGCAAGCACGGGTTGGTCACATGGTCGGACGACCCGCGCCAGTGCTACGACAACACCATCCGCATCATTCAGGAGGCCGAGGACTACGTCACCGAGCAGGAGCGCGGCAAACGCGTGTTCGGCGAATTGAAGGTTCCGGCACTGGGCGCGAAGGAGCGCGAGGACGTGCTGGCGGCGGTGCTGCCGACGATCCGCGGCGCGGTCAGCGCGCGCAAGTTTGCGGTGCTGCTCACCGACGACTCGCCCGAGGCGACCGCCATGATCGGCAGCGAGAAGACGCCGGCAGTCAGCCAGCTTGGCGTCGCCTGCCCCGACCACCTCGTCCACACCAAGCGCCAGCCGCTGTTCATCGACTGGAGGCCCGAGGACGGCGTCGACGCGCTGAAGGCCCGCGCGAAAGACGGTGTCGCCGAGTACGTCAAGCGCTACGCCGAGTACTTCGAGACCAACAAGGTCGAAGGCGACGAAATGGGCGACCCGGCCCCGCGCGTCATCCTGATCCCCGGCATTGGCATGATCAACACCGGCAAGGACGCGACCAACGCCGATGTCAGCCGTCAGTTGTATCACCGCGCGGTAGCGGTGCTGGGCGGGTCGGAAGCCTTGGGCGGGTTCAATCCGCTGACGCCGAAGGAAGCCTACGATATCGAATACTGGCCGCTCGAACTCTACAAGCTGAAGCTGCGGCCGCCCGATGGCGATTTCGCCGGCAAGGTCGTGATGATTACCGGCGCGGCCAGCGGCATCGGCCGGGCGGCGGCGTGGCGTGTGGCCCGTGACGGCGCGCACGTCGTGATCGTCGACATCAACGCCGAGCAGGGCGAGCAGGTCGCCGCCGACCTGCGCAAGAAATTCGGCTATCGCCGCGCGCATTTCGTGCAAGCCGACGTCACCAACGAAGCGGCCGTCACGAACGCGTTCCGCGAGACGATCTTGCAGTACGGCGGCCTCGACGTGCTGATCAATAACGCCGGGATCGCCGGCGGCGCCAACATCGAAGATACGTCGCTGGCGCTTTGGGAACGAAACATCGACATTCTGGCGACCGGTTATTTCCTGTTCGCACGCGAGGCCGTGAAGGTCTTCAAGCAGCAGGGCACCGGCGGCACGATGGTGTTCGTCGCCAGCAAGAACAGCATCGCCCCGGGCAAGGGCGCGACGGCCTACTCGTCAGCGAAAGCTGCCGAGCTGCACCTCGCCCGCAGCCTTGCCGACGAGTTGGGCGGCGCCGGGATCCGCGTCAATTCGGTGCTGCCGGACGCCGTGATTCAAGGCAGCAGCATCTGGAATACGGAATGGAAAGAAGCGCGCGCCAAGCAGTACGGCGTCGGCGTTGACCAACTCGGCGAACACTATCGCCAGCGCAACGTCCTGAAGGTCGAGATTCTGCCTGAAGATGTCGCCGAAGCGATTGCGTTCCTCGCCGGGTCGCGCAGCGCCAAGACCACCGGCGCGGTCCTGACAGTCGACGGCGGTGTCAGCGCCGCGTACGTGAGGTAG
- a CDS encoding DeoR/GlpR transcriptional regulator, giving the protein MSELLFMTERRRSILDILREQGRVSVNELSERLNVSAVTIRQDLRALDEENLLERTHGGAVLPRKRSVMPELTFDVRQQERQSQKQALAREAVKRVQNGATIALDSSTTVFAMLPILKQFDRLIVVTHSLMIAQSLLDSPKIQVYMPGGVMRRDSIALVGNPQNFPDIHINIGFFSAHGITIETGATESSQEEATMKRALMSRCLSTCYMIDDAKWGRVAPFTLATASEINTLFTPASAPREPLEALRKKGVEIVRVPVA; this is encoded by the coding sequence ATGTCCGAGCTACTTTTTATGACCGAACGGCGGCGCAGCATCCTCGACATCCTGCGTGAACAGGGTCGCGTTTCCGTCAACGAATTGAGCGAGCGGCTCAATGTCAGCGCCGTCACGATCCGGCAAGACCTGCGCGCGCTCGATGAAGAAAATCTGTTGGAGCGCACGCACGGCGGCGCGGTGCTGCCGCGCAAGCGCAGCGTAATGCCGGAACTCACGTTCGACGTGCGCCAGCAAGAACGTCAGTCGCAGAAGCAGGCCCTCGCGCGCGAGGCCGTCAAGCGGGTGCAGAACGGCGCGACCATCGCGCTGGACTCCAGCACCACCGTCTTCGCAATGCTACCGATACTCAAGCAGTTCGACCGCTTGATCGTCGTGACGCACAGCCTCATGATCGCCCAATCGCTGCTGGATTCGCCGAAGATACAGGTGTATATGCCGGGCGGCGTCATGCGGCGTGACTCGATCGCACTGGTCGGCAACCCGCAGAACTTCCCCGACATCCACATCAACATTGGTTTCTTCAGCGCCCACGGCATCACGATCGAAACCGGCGCGACCGAAAGCAGTCAAGAAGAAGCCACCATGAAGCGCGCGCTCATGAGTCGCTGCCTTTCGACGTGCTATATGATCGACGACGCGAAATGGGGACGGGTCGCCCCGTTCACGCTCGCCACCGCAAGCGAGATCAACACCCTCTTTACGCCGGCTTCCGCGCCCCGTGAGCCACTCGAGGCTCTCCGCAAGAAGGGCGTTGAAATCGTCCGCGTGCCGGTAGCTTAA